From a single Solanum dulcamara chromosome 4, daSolDulc1.2, whole genome shotgun sequence genomic region:
- the LOC129887987 gene encoding transcription factor bHLH84-like has translation MEPVVAMSEGEWSSLSGTCSTEEANFMAQLFGTCPNEQVPSSSDIGLPMFWTNHESNMGGTSEVSIYSSEETNSSMYHFPSSTNNFQPMLLRNNTSMTMEQSSHVPQANNTIEAEAVEFLNKQVSNDSMESGENIMPESLLHGKSLQLGREYDQMQVPEQSESSKKRSRSPVDHALKNKRSVKPKKNMKSSVADDEETRNNNNNNVLHRQSSFSCCSEDESNVSSYDLYGLASSDNSKGVSVPNGKSRANRGSATDPQSLYARKRRERINERLRILQTLVPNGTKVDISTMLEEAVQYVKFLQLQIKLLSSDDLWMYSPIAYNGMDIGLDLKIGIPNPKS, from the exons ATGGAACCTGTGGTAGCCATGTCTGAAGGTGAATGGAGCTCCTTAAGCGGAACATGTTCAACTGAGGAGGCAAATTTCATGGCACAATTATTTGGTACTTGTCCAAATGAACAAGTGCCTAGTAGTTCTGACATTGGACTTCCAATGTTTTGGACAAATCATGAATCAAACATGGGAGGAACTAGTGAAGTTTCAATTTATTCTTCAGAAGAGACTAATAGTAGCATGTACCATTTCCCAAGTAGTACTAATAATTTTCAACCAATGTTGTTGAGAAATAACACCTCAATGACAATGGAACAGAGTAGTCATGTGCCTCAAGCTAACAATACAATCGAAGCGGAAGCAGTTGAATTTTTGAACAAACAAGTGAGCAATGACAGCATGGAATCAGGTGAAAACATTATGCCTGAATCTCTTCTTCATGGAAAAAGCTTGCAGCTAGGAAGAGAATATGATCAAATGCAAGTTCCAGAGCAATCAGAAAGCTCTAAGAAAAGATCACGATCGCCTGTTGATCAT GCCCTGAAGAACAAGAGAAGCGTCAAGCCAAAGAAGAACATGAAGAGTAGTGTTGCTGATGATGAGGAGACtagaaacaataataataataatgtgcTTCACAGACAGAGCTCATTTAGTTGCTGCTCAGAAGATGAATCTAATGTTTCTAGTTATGATTTATATGGATTGGCTTCCAGCGATAACTCAAAAGGAGTTTCTGTACCCAATGGAAAATCCAGAGCCAACAGGGGCTCAGCAACAGATCCCCAGAGTCTGTATGCAAGG aaaagaagagagagaattAACGAGAGATTGAGGATCTTGCAGACTCTCGTCCCTAACGGAACAAAG GTTGATATTAGCACCATGCTTGAAGAGGCTGTCCAGTATGTCAAATTTTTGCAACTTCAAATCAAG CTCTTGAGCTCTGATGATCTATGGATGTATTCTCCCATTGCATATAATGGAATGGACATTGGGCTTGACCTGAAGATTGGAATTCCAAATCCAAAATCGTAA